Proteins from a genomic interval of Amphiura filiformis chromosome 9, Afil_fr2py, whole genome shotgun sequence:
- the LOC140160471 gene encoding uncharacterized protein, translated as MRVELTQHRKQELKQRCQELLHMHKSHIRQVAKVIGKLVAAFPGVDYGPLHYRELEKEKSMALKISKGNFDSKMILSDKARAELVWWIQNIDTAYRCINHGVPIIRLQSDASGLGWGGTDGTTHIGGRWGPEETVKAANNEINYLELLAAFLTMKAFCKNMQHVHVQIQLDNTTAVAYIAHMGGTKSEDCNALAKVVWAWCQERQIWLSVAHLPGIHNVIADRKSRHFDDQTEWMLDKGIFQRLCALLGKPEIDLFASRLNAQVHRYVSWKPDPTAESADAFAVNWGKMQFYAFPPFCLISKCLQKIVQERATGIMIVPKWPTQVWFPKLMSMLVEEPIILPRTKNLLVQPVSNVCHPLHNKLVLLACRLSGDAMKIKDFQKKLRTLSPLHGESPLRNNIKYTLTNGWSFVTGGKLILCKQMSYKC; from the coding sequence ATGAGAGTAGAATTGACACAACACAGAAAACAAGAACTAAAACAAAGGTGCCAGGAATTGCTGCATATGCACAAATCTCACATTAGGCAGGTTGCCAAAGTTATTGGGAAGTTAGTAGCTGCTTTTCCAGGTGTTGATTATGGACCATTGCACTATAGAGAATTAGAAAAGGAAAAGTCTATGGCACTGAAGATCAGTAAAGGAAATTTTGACTCCAAAATGATATTATCTGATAAAGCAAGGGCTGAATTAGTTTGGTGGATTCAGAATATAGATACAGCATACAGGTGCATCAACCATGGTGTCCCGATTATCAGGCTACAAAGTGATGCCTCAGGCCTTGGCTGGGGTGGCACTGATGGTACTACTCACATTGGTGGTAGATGGGGCCCAGAAGAAACTGTAAAAGCCGCTAACAATGAAATAAATTACTTAGAGCTGTTAGCAGCTTTTTTAACCATGAAAGCTTTTTGCAAGAATATGCAACATGTCCATGTACAAATTCAACTGGACAATACTACTGCAGTCGCATATATCGCTCATATGGGCGGTACCAAATCTGAAGACTGTAATGCACTAGCAAAGGTTGTTTGGGCATGGTGCCAGGAAAGACAAATTTGGCTATCAGTAGCACACTTGCCAGGGATTCATAATGTTATAGCAGACAGGAAATCACGCCATTTTGATGATCAAACAGAGTGGATGCTAGACAAAGGCATTTTTCAAAGGCTATGTGCACTCCTTGGGAAACCAGAAATAGATCTATTTGCATCAAGGCTAAATGCACAGGTACACAGATATGTATCTTGGAAACCAGACCCCACAGCCGAATCAGCTGATGCCTTTGCAGTCAACTGGGGGAAAATGCAGTTTTATGCATTCCCCCCTTTCTGTTTGATTAGTAAATGCCTGCAGAAAATTGTGCAAGAAAGAGCAACTGGTATCATGATTGTCCCCAAGTGGCCTACTCAGGTTTGGTTTCCAAAGCTTATGTCAATGCTAGTTGAAGAACCCATAATATTACCTAGAACCAAAAACCTGCTTGTACAACCTGTATCAAATGTTTGTCATCCTTTACATAACAAATTGGTTCTTCTTGCCTGTAGGTTGTCAGGAGATGCTATGAAGAtcaaggactttcaaaagaaactACGGACATTATCGCCGCTTCATGGAGAAAGTCCACTGAGAAACAATATAAAGTATACATTGACAAATGGATGGTCTTTTGTGACCGGAGGAAAATTGATCCTATGCAAGCAGATGTCATACAAGTGCTAA
- the LOC140160540 gene encoding adenine phosphoribosyltransferase-like, translating to MANREQRIKAVRDKIGLIPDFPKPGILFRDIFPLFKDPALLNDLILLLVEHIKERHEKVDVIVGLEARGFLFGPMIAQHLNAAFVPIRKKGKLPGECVKVEYTLDYGTDVFEAQKNAVQPGEKVIIVDDLIATGGTMDAACQLISGMGGDILECLAVIAGVEKLKKPFFALIRF from the exons ATGGCAAACCGTGAACAGAGAATAAAGGCTGTACGGGATAAAATTGGTCTCATTCCTGACTTTCCCAAACCAGGAATATTATTCAG GGACATTTTCCCACTCTTCAAAGATCCAGCACTATTGAATGACCTGATCCTTCTACTCGTAGAACACATTAAAGAAAGGCATGAGAAGGTGGATGTCATAGTGG GACTTGAAGCCAGAGGATTTCTATTTGGACCAATGATAGCACAACACctgaatgcagcatttgttcCTATACGAAAGAAAGGCAAACTTCCTGGAGAATGTGTGAAAGTAGAGTACACTTTAGATTATGGAACT GATGTGTTTGAAGCCCAGAAGAATGCAGTTCAACCTGGGGAAAAAGTCATTATTGTAGACGACCTTATTGCAACAGGTG GTACAATGGATGCAGCATGTCAATTAATCTCAGGAATGGGTGGCGACATCCTGGAGTGCCTTGCAGTTATTGCAGGAGTAGAAAAACTCAAGAAACCATTTTTTGCCTTAATACGATTTTAA